A single window of Pyrus communis chromosome 10, drPyrComm1.1, whole genome shotgun sequence DNA harbors:
- the LOC137746481 gene encoding EG45-like domain containing protein produces MLASCFTGDKMGMEMRVFIVVAVVAMFIRLPSAAYADEGTATYYTPPYVPSSCNGYQNDGVMIAAASDAIWGNRAACGRRYSVTCIGATNQGVPQPCKGNSVVVKIVDYCPPGCQGTIDLSQEAFAAIANPDAGKIKIRYTQV; encoded by the exons ATGCTAGCAAGTTGTTTTACAGGAGACAAAATGGGAATGGAGATGCGAGTTTTCATTGTGGTGGCCGTGGTGGCTATGTTTATACGCCTTCCCTCCGCAGCATACGCAGACGAGGGAACAGCCACTTATTATACACCTCCTTATGTTC CATCCTCATGCAACGGATACCAAAATGATGGAGTGATGATAGCGGCAGCAAGCGATGCCATTTGGGGCAACAGAGCTGCGTGTGGAAGACGCTACAGTGTGACATGCATCGGAGCCACCAACCAAGGTGTGCCACAGCCTTGCAAAGGGAATAGCGTTGTCGTCAAAATTGTGGATTACTGTCCTCCTGGATGCCAAGGAACCATCGATCTCTCTCAAGAAGCCTTTGCTGCAATTGCTAACCCCGACGCCGGAAAAATCAAGATTCGTTATACCCA GGTTTGA
- the LOC137746567 gene encoding EG45-like domain containing protein translates to MLASCFPGDKMGMEMRVFIVVAVVAMFIRLPSAAYADEGTATYYTPPYVPSSCNGYQNDGVMIAAASDAIWGNRAACGRRYSVTCIGATNQGVPQPCKGNSVVVKIVDYCPPGCQGTIDLSQEAFAAIANPNAGKIKIRYTQV, encoded by the exons ATGCTAGCAAGTTGTTTTCCAGGAGACAAAATGGGAATGGAGATGCGAGTTTTCATTGTGGTGGCCGTGGTGGCTATGTTTATACGCCTTCCCTCCGCAGCATACGCAGACGAGGGAACAGCCACTTATTATACACCTCCTTATGTTC CATCCTCATGCAACGGATACCAAAATGATGGAGTGATGATAGCGGCAGCAAGCGATGCCATTTGGGGCAACAGAGCGGCGTGTGGAAGACGCTACAGTGTGACATGCATCGGAGCCACCAACCAAGGTGTGCCACAGCCTTGCAAAGGGAATAGCGTTGTCGTCAAAATTGTGGATTACTGTCCTCCTGGATGCCAAGGAACCATCGATCTCTCTCAAGAAGCCTTTGCTGCAATTGCTAACCCCAACGCCGGAAAAATCAAGATTCGTTATACCCA GGTTTGA